The Athalia rosae chromosome 7, iyAthRosa1.1, whole genome shotgun sequence genome window below encodes:
- the LOC105687914 gene encoding uncharacterized protein LOC105687914 isoform X3 translates to MSGREKNDISIHSDKIEDAVDPRVQIELERLNTATDDINKLEVDLHEATTAFRELLWESTEKVDELGKKLCPWLEKSRPYYDSKFEAEEALQEMQKAAIRFERANSQHAAAKETLHLAEEGLRTEGRCFDHAWQEMLNHATSRVNESEHERALSEVEHKRTTAVHHRAEYNVQRLHRELKGAIAKSRPYYELVDHLEQMLDERKLRVKILERSVADAKMTYAEALRNLERISDEIHRTRRYDGADFPSQQTGDSALYSSNQTKTATPTDSSITGSPAGTDYTSDEYLRLPAKMGPNPPCPLPSKVDNDPSSEYLGLSNLNLCSTEPRKYIKRDRPRSIPTTEVKHINTIENQSSTSSPHLSNTTSLSRVKKTKIISPPESEKKNNAVHNGDEWTEISLGNSLEETCYNDENYSDEDDPIPYKPLPMDFSPDANNSMTINDDSTQTKEAPVYKKLVTQQSLPAMSKTYDITPNDNKVEVIRSRSIRNRAKLDSRVANWISRSAAACDASCSSSNSSSRRQSLDILWSGGTGERVKELLNHGMMMLNISSLTERRSSEPRTTEKDKEKADKAERAEAKGKKVPSPLEKSMSYLNPEEETSDSESLASVGDVN, encoded by the exons ATGAGCGGGCGTGAGAAAAATGACATTTCCATTCATTCTGATAAAATTGAAGACGCTGTGGACCCCAGAGTACAG ATCGAATTAGAGCGTCTCAATACTGCAACAGACGATATAAATAAACTAGAAGTTGATTTGCAT GAAGCAACAACGGCATTTCGAGAACTACTCTGGGAATCTACGGAGAAGGTAGATGAACTGGGTAAGAAGCTATGCCCTTGGCTCGAGAAGTCAAGGCCTTATTATGACTCTAAGTTTGAAGCAGAAGAG GCGCTACAGGAAATGCAGAAAGCAGCGATAAGATTTGAAAGAGCCAATAGCCAACATGCCGCTGCAAAAGAAACGCTTCATCTCGCGGAAGAAGGGTTGAGAACTGAAGGAAGGTGCTTCGATCATGCCTGGCAG GAAATGCTGAATCACGCTACATCAAGAGTAAACGAATCCGAGCACGAACGAGCCCTTTCAGAGGTTGAGCACAAACGGACCACGGCTGTTCACCACAGGGCAGAATATAATGTTCAAAGACTCCACAGAGAATTGAAAGGCGCCATAGCTAAATCGAG GCCCTATTACGAATTGGTGGATCATCTCGAACAGATGCTGGACGAACGAAAGCTCAGAGTTAAGATATTGGAAAGATCAGTTGCCGATGCAAAGATGACCTACGCCGAAGCTCTTCGCAATTTGGAGCGTATTAGTGACGAAATTCATCgg ACGCGGAGATACGATGGAGCAGACTTCCCCTCTCAGCAAACCGGAGATTCTGCACTGTATTCGTCTAATCAAACTAAAACTGCCACACCTACCGATTCGAGCATTACTGGATCACCGGCTGGTACGGACTACACGAGCGACGAATATCTACGGCTCCCTGCAAAAATGGGACCAAATCCTCCTTGTCCATTACCAAGTAAA GTCGATAACGATCCGTCTTCGGAGTATCTAGGCCTAAGCAATTTAAATCTGTGTTCAACGGAGCCGCGGAAATACATAAAGAGAGACCGACCTCGCAGTATTCCGACGACAGAAGTGAAGCATATCAACACTATAGAGAACCAATCGAGTACATCATCCCCGCATTTGTCAAATACAACGTCATTGTCGCGagtaaaaaagacaaaaataatatcgccCCCAGAATctgagaagaagaataatgcCGTACATAATGGCGACGAGTGGACAGAAATTAGCTTGGGTAATTCTTTGGAAGAAACTTGTtacaacgatgaaaattattccgacGAGGATGATCCGATTCCTTACAAACCATTGCCAATGGATTTTAGCCCAGATGCGAATAATTCAATGACTATAAACGACGATAGTACGCAAACAAAAGAGGCACCAGTTTATAAAAAATTGGTAACACAACAGTCCTTACCTGCTATGTCCAAGACTTATGATATTACACCGAATGATAACAAGGTGGAAGTCATTAGGAGTCGGTCTATTAGAAATAGAGCAAAACTCGACAGCCGCGTAGCAAATTGGATTTCTAGGAGTGCAGCTGCCTGTGACGCAAGCTGCAGCAGTTCCA aTAGTTCTAGCCGCCGTCAATCTTTGGATATTTTATGGAGCGGTGGCACAGGCGAACGTGTAAAAGAACTATTGAACCACGGAATGATGATGCTAAACATATCTAGCCTTACGGAACGACGATCAAGCGAACCAAGAACCACtgagaaagataaagaaaaggcAGATAAAGCAGAGAGAGCGGAGGCTAAAGGAAAAAAGGTTCCAAGTCCACTTGAGAAAAGTATGAGCTATTTGAATCCAGAGGAAGAGACCTCGGATAGCGAAAGTCTGGCCAG TGTGGGAGATGTTAACTGA
- the LOC105687914 gene encoding uncharacterized protein LOC105687914 isoform X1, with amino-acid sequence MSGREKNDISIHSDKIEDAVDPRVQIELERLNTATDDINKLEVDLHEATTAFRELLWESTEKVDELGKKLCPWLEKSRPYYDSKFEAEEALQEMQKAAIRFERANSQHAAAKETLHLAEEGLRTEGRCFDHAWQEMLNHATSRVNESEHERALSEVEHKRTTAVHHRAEYNVQRLHRELKGAIAKSSMGARRSLLLINSIAYRHNLLMLPYYELVDHLEQMLDERKLRVKILERSVADAKMTYAEALRNLERISDEIHRTRRYDGADFPSQQTGDSALYSSNQTKTATPTDSSITGSPAGTDYTSDEYLRLPAKMGPNPPCPLPSKVDNDPSSEYLGLSNLNLCSTEPRKYIKRDRPRSIPTTEVKHINTIENQSSTSSPHLSNTTSLSRVKKTKIISPPESEKKNNAVHNGDEWTEISLGNSLEETCYNDENYSDEDDPIPYKPLPMDFSPDANNSMTINDDSTQTKEAPVYKKLVTQQSLPAMSKTYDITPNDNKVEVIRSRSIRNRAKLDSRVANWISRSAAACDASCSSSNSSSRRQSLDILWSGGTGERVKELLNHGMMMLNISSLTERRSSEPRTTEKDKEKADKAERAEAKGKKVPSPLEKSMSYLNPEEETSDSESLASVGDVN; translated from the exons ATGAGCGGGCGTGAGAAAAATGACATTTCCATTCATTCTGATAAAATTGAAGACGCTGTGGACCCCAGAGTACAG ATCGAATTAGAGCGTCTCAATACTGCAACAGACGATATAAATAAACTAGAAGTTGATTTGCAT GAAGCAACAACGGCATTTCGAGAACTACTCTGGGAATCTACGGAGAAGGTAGATGAACTGGGTAAGAAGCTATGCCCTTGGCTCGAGAAGTCAAGGCCTTATTATGACTCTAAGTTTGAAGCAGAAGAG GCGCTACAGGAAATGCAGAAAGCAGCGATAAGATTTGAAAGAGCCAATAGCCAACATGCCGCTGCAAAAGAAACGCTTCATCTCGCGGAAGAAGGGTTGAGAACTGAAGGAAGGTGCTTCGATCATGCCTGGCAG GAAATGCTGAATCACGCTACATCAAGAGTAAACGAATCCGAGCACGAACGAGCCCTTTCAGAGGTTGAGCACAAACGGACCACGGCTGTTCACCACAGGGCAGAATATAATGTTCAAAGACTCCACAGAGAATTGAAAGGCGCCATAGCTAAATCGAG TATGGGTGCACGTCGCAGCTTACTCCTGATAAACAGTATCGCCTACAGGCACAACTTACTCATGTT GCCCTATTACGAATTGGTGGATCATCTCGAACAGATGCTGGACGAACGAAAGCTCAGAGTTAAGATATTGGAAAGATCAGTTGCCGATGCAAAGATGACCTACGCCGAAGCTCTTCGCAATTTGGAGCGTATTAGTGACGAAATTCATCgg ACGCGGAGATACGATGGAGCAGACTTCCCCTCTCAGCAAACCGGAGATTCTGCACTGTATTCGTCTAATCAAACTAAAACTGCCACACCTACCGATTCGAGCATTACTGGATCACCGGCTGGTACGGACTACACGAGCGACGAATATCTACGGCTCCCTGCAAAAATGGGACCAAATCCTCCTTGTCCATTACCAAGTAAA GTCGATAACGATCCGTCTTCGGAGTATCTAGGCCTAAGCAATTTAAATCTGTGTTCAACGGAGCCGCGGAAATACATAAAGAGAGACCGACCTCGCAGTATTCCGACGACAGAAGTGAAGCATATCAACACTATAGAGAACCAATCGAGTACATCATCCCCGCATTTGTCAAATACAACGTCATTGTCGCGagtaaaaaagacaaaaataatatcgccCCCAGAATctgagaagaagaataatgcCGTACATAATGGCGACGAGTGGACAGAAATTAGCTTGGGTAATTCTTTGGAAGAAACTTGTtacaacgatgaaaattattccgacGAGGATGATCCGATTCCTTACAAACCATTGCCAATGGATTTTAGCCCAGATGCGAATAATTCAATGACTATAAACGACGATAGTACGCAAACAAAAGAGGCACCAGTTTATAAAAAATTGGTAACACAACAGTCCTTACCTGCTATGTCCAAGACTTATGATATTACACCGAATGATAACAAGGTGGAAGTCATTAGGAGTCGGTCTATTAGAAATAGAGCAAAACTCGACAGCCGCGTAGCAAATTGGATTTCTAGGAGTGCAGCTGCCTGTGACGCAAGCTGCAGCAGTTCCA aTAGTTCTAGCCGCCGTCAATCTTTGGATATTTTATGGAGCGGTGGCACAGGCGAACGTGTAAAAGAACTATTGAACCACGGAATGATGATGCTAAACATATCTAGCCTTACGGAACGACGATCAAGCGAACCAAGAACCACtgagaaagataaagaaaaggcAGATAAAGCAGAGAGAGCGGAGGCTAAAGGAAAAAAGGTTCCAAGTCCACTTGAGAAAAGTATGAGCTATTTGAATCCAGAGGAAGAGACCTCGGATAGCGAAAGTCTGGCCAG TGTGGGAGATGTTAACTGA
- the LOC105687914 gene encoding uncharacterized protein LOC105687914 isoform X4, whose product MSGREKNDISIHSDKIEDAVDPRVQIELERLNTATDDINKLEVDLHEATTAFRELLWESTEKVDELGKKLCPWLEKSRPYYDSKFEAEEALQEMQKAAIRFERANSQHAAAKETLHLAEEGLRTEGRCFDHAWQEMLNHATSRVNESEHERALSEVEHKRTTAVHHRAEYNVQRLHRELKGAIAKSSMGARRSLLLINSIAYRHNLLMLPYYELVDHLEQMLDERKLRVKILERSVADAKMTYAEALRNLERISDEIHRTRRYDGADFPSQQTGDSALYSSNQTKTATPTDSSITGSPAGTDYTSDEYLRLPAKMGPNPPCPLPSKVDNDPSSEYLGLSNLNLCSTEPRKYIKRDRPRSIPTTEVKHINTIENQSSTSSPHLSNTTSLSRVKKTKIISPPESEKKNNAVHNGDEWTEISLGNSLEETCYNDENYSDEDDPIPYKPLPMDFSPDANNSMTINDDSTQTKEAPVYKKLVTQQSLPAMSKTYDITPNDNKVEVIRSRSIRNRAKLDSRVANWISRSAAACDASCSSSNSSSRRQSLDILWSGGTGERVKELLNHGMMMLNISSLTERRSSEPRTTEKDKEKADKAERAEAKGKKVPSPLEKSMSYLNPEEETSDSESLARFVLWEMLTEDQISSLMMEQNINEVCEEILGTPLVEVCPLLQQLQQQQ is encoded by the exons ATGAGCGGGCGTGAGAAAAATGACATTTCCATTCATTCTGATAAAATTGAAGACGCTGTGGACCCCAGAGTACAG ATCGAATTAGAGCGTCTCAATACTGCAACAGACGATATAAATAAACTAGAAGTTGATTTGCAT GAAGCAACAACGGCATTTCGAGAACTACTCTGGGAATCTACGGAGAAGGTAGATGAACTGGGTAAGAAGCTATGCCCTTGGCTCGAGAAGTCAAGGCCTTATTATGACTCTAAGTTTGAAGCAGAAGAG GCGCTACAGGAAATGCAGAAAGCAGCGATAAGATTTGAAAGAGCCAATAGCCAACATGCCGCTGCAAAAGAAACGCTTCATCTCGCGGAAGAAGGGTTGAGAACTGAAGGAAGGTGCTTCGATCATGCCTGGCAG GAAATGCTGAATCACGCTACATCAAGAGTAAACGAATCCGAGCACGAACGAGCCCTTTCAGAGGTTGAGCACAAACGGACCACGGCTGTTCACCACAGGGCAGAATATAATGTTCAAAGACTCCACAGAGAATTGAAAGGCGCCATAGCTAAATCGAG TATGGGTGCACGTCGCAGCTTACTCCTGATAAACAGTATCGCCTACAGGCACAACTTACTCATGTT GCCCTATTACGAATTGGTGGATCATCTCGAACAGATGCTGGACGAACGAAAGCTCAGAGTTAAGATATTGGAAAGATCAGTTGCCGATGCAAAGATGACCTACGCCGAAGCTCTTCGCAATTTGGAGCGTATTAGTGACGAAATTCATCgg ACGCGGAGATACGATGGAGCAGACTTCCCCTCTCAGCAAACCGGAGATTCTGCACTGTATTCGTCTAATCAAACTAAAACTGCCACACCTACCGATTCGAGCATTACTGGATCACCGGCTGGTACGGACTACACGAGCGACGAATATCTACGGCTCCCTGCAAAAATGGGACCAAATCCTCCTTGTCCATTACCAAGTAAA GTCGATAACGATCCGTCTTCGGAGTATCTAGGCCTAAGCAATTTAAATCTGTGTTCAACGGAGCCGCGGAAATACATAAAGAGAGACCGACCTCGCAGTATTCCGACGACAGAAGTGAAGCATATCAACACTATAGAGAACCAATCGAGTACATCATCCCCGCATTTGTCAAATACAACGTCATTGTCGCGagtaaaaaagacaaaaataatatcgccCCCAGAATctgagaagaagaataatgcCGTACATAATGGCGACGAGTGGACAGAAATTAGCTTGGGTAATTCTTTGGAAGAAACTTGTtacaacgatgaaaattattccgacGAGGATGATCCGATTCCTTACAAACCATTGCCAATGGATTTTAGCCCAGATGCGAATAATTCAATGACTATAAACGACGATAGTACGCAAACAAAAGAGGCACCAGTTTATAAAAAATTGGTAACACAACAGTCCTTACCTGCTATGTCCAAGACTTATGATATTACACCGAATGATAACAAGGTGGAAGTCATTAGGAGTCGGTCTATTAGAAATAGAGCAAAACTCGACAGCCGCGTAGCAAATTGGATTTCTAGGAGTGCAGCTGCCTGTGACGCAAGCTGCAGCAGTTCCA aTAGTTCTAGCCGCCGTCAATCTTTGGATATTTTATGGAGCGGTGGCACAGGCGAACGTGTAAAAGAACTATTGAACCACGGAATGATGATGCTAAACATATCTAGCCTTACGGAACGACGATCAAGCGAACCAAGAACCACtgagaaagataaagaaaaggcAGATAAAGCAGAGAGAGCGGAGGCTAAAGGAAAAAAGGTTCCAAGTCCACTTGAGAAAAGTATGAGCTATTTGAATCCAGAGGAAGAGACCTCGGATAGCGAAAGTCTGGCCAGGTTTGTCC TGTGGGAGATGTTAACTGAAGATCAAATATCTTCGTTAATGATGGAACAAAACATAAACGAAGTTTGTGAAGAGATTCTTGGCACTCCGTTAGTCGAAGTGTGTCCGTTGCTGCAACAACTTcagcaacaacaataa
- the LOC105687914 gene encoding uncharacterized protein LOC105687914 isoform X2: MSGREKNDISIHSDKIEDAVDPRVQEATTAFRELLWESTEKVDELGKKLCPWLEKSRPYYDSKFEAEEALQEMQKAAIRFERANSQHAAAKETLHLAEEGLRTEGRCFDHAWQEMLNHATSRVNESEHERALSEVEHKRTTAVHHRAEYNVQRLHRELKGAIAKSSMGARRSLLLINSIAYRHNLLMLPYYELVDHLEQMLDERKLRVKILERSVADAKMTYAEALRNLERISDEIHRTRRYDGADFPSQQTGDSALYSSNQTKTATPTDSSITGSPAGTDYTSDEYLRLPAKMGPNPPCPLPSKVDNDPSSEYLGLSNLNLCSTEPRKYIKRDRPRSIPTTEVKHINTIENQSSTSSPHLSNTTSLSRVKKTKIISPPESEKKNNAVHNGDEWTEISLGNSLEETCYNDENYSDEDDPIPYKPLPMDFSPDANNSMTINDDSTQTKEAPVYKKLVTQQSLPAMSKTYDITPNDNKVEVIRSRSIRNRAKLDSRVANWISRSAAACDASCSSSNSSSRRQSLDILWSGGTGERVKELLNHGMMMLNISSLTERRSSEPRTTEKDKEKADKAERAEAKGKKVPSPLEKSMSYLNPEEETSDSESLASVGDVN; encoded by the exons ATGAGCGGGCGTGAGAAAAATGACATTTCCATTCATTCTGATAAAATTGAAGACGCTGTGGACCCCAGAGTACAG GAAGCAACAACGGCATTTCGAGAACTACTCTGGGAATCTACGGAGAAGGTAGATGAACTGGGTAAGAAGCTATGCCCTTGGCTCGAGAAGTCAAGGCCTTATTATGACTCTAAGTTTGAAGCAGAAGAG GCGCTACAGGAAATGCAGAAAGCAGCGATAAGATTTGAAAGAGCCAATAGCCAACATGCCGCTGCAAAAGAAACGCTTCATCTCGCGGAAGAAGGGTTGAGAACTGAAGGAAGGTGCTTCGATCATGCCTGGCAG GAAATGCTGAATCACGCTACATCAAGAGTAAACGAATCCGAGCACGAACGAGCCCTTTCAGAGGTTGAGCACAAACGGACCACGGCTGTTCACCACAGGGCAGAATATAATGTTCAAAGACTCCACAGAGAATTGAAAGGCGCCATAGCTAAATCGAG TATGGGTGCACGTCGCAGCTTACTCCTGATAAACAGTATCGCCTACAGGCACAACTTACTCATGTT GCCCTATTACGAATTGGTGGATCATCTCGAACAGATGCTGGACGAACGAAAGCTCAGAGTTAAGATATTGGAAAGATCAGTTGCCGATGCAAAGATGACCTACGCCGAAGCTCTTCGCAATTTGGAGCGTATTAGTGACGAAATTCATCgg ACGCGGAGATACGATGGAGCAGACTTCCCCTCTCAGCAAACCGGAGATTCTGCACTGTATTCGTCTAATCAAACTAAAACTGCCACACCTACCGATTCGAGCATTACTGGATCACCGGCTGGTACGGACTACACGAGCGACGAATATCTACGGCTCCCTGCAAAAATGGGACCAAATCCTCCTTGTCCATTACCAAGTAAA GTCGATAACGATCCGTCTTCGGAGTATCTAGGCCTAAGCAATTTAAATCTGTGTTCAACGGAGCCGCGGAAATACATAAAGAGAGACCGACCTCGCAGTATTCCGACGACAGAAGTGAAGCATATCAACACTATAGAGAACCAATCGAGTACATCATCCCCGCATTTGTCAAATACAACGTCATTGTCGCGagtaaaaaagacaaaaataatatcgccCCCAGAATctgagaagaagaataatgcCGTACATAATGGCGACGAGTGGACAGAAATTAGCTTGGGTAATTCTTTGGAAGAAACTTGTtacaacgatgaaaattattccgacGAGGATGATCCGATTCCTTACAAACCATTGCCAATGGATTTTAGCCCAGATGCGAATAATTCAATGACTATAAACGACGATAGTACGCAAACAAAAGAGGCACCAGTTTATAAAAAATTGGTAACACAACAGTCCTTACCTGCTATGTCCAAGACTTATGATATTACACCGAATGATAACAAGGTGGAAGTCATTAGGAGTCGGTCTATTAGAAATAGAGCAAAACTCGACAGCCGCGTAGCAAATTGGATTTCTAGGAGTGCAGCTGCCTGTGACGCAAGCTGCAGCAGTTCCA aTAGTTCTAGCCGCCGTCAATCTTTGGATATTTTATGGAGCGGTGGCACAGGCGAACGTGTAAAAGAACTATTGAACCACGGAATGATGATGCTAAACATATCTAGCCTTACGGAACGACGATCAAGCGAACCAAGAACCACtgagaaagataaagaaaaggcAGATAAAGCAGAGAGAGCGGAGGCTAAAGGAAAAAAGGTTCCAAGTCCACTTGAGAAAAGTATGAGCTATTTGAATCCAGAGGAAGAGACCTCGGATAGCGAAAGTCTGGCCAG TGTGGGAGATGTTAACTGA